In Tachyglossus aculeatus isolate mTacAcu1 unplaced genomic scaffold, mTacAcu1.pri scaffold_130_arrow_ctg1, whole genome shotgun sequence, one DNA window encodes the following:
- the LOC119922927 gene encoding olfactory receptor 6C75-like codes for MGNGTGLTEFILVGLTDDPHLQALIFLVLFLTYTFSVTRDLTIVTLTLLDSGLRTPMYIVLCSFSLLEIAFTSACIPSFLVTIVTRDRIISFSNCFSQLFFIIFLGGTEFFLLAAMSYDRYVSICRPLHYKTAMSRGLSDRFPPVVKIAQLDLCNSNILNHFICDSSAMMRISCTDTRYLELIAFLLALETLLVTLALMTA; via the exons ATGGGAAATGGCACGGGGTTGACCGAGTtcatcctcgtggggctcacagatgaccccCACTTGCAAGCTCTGatcttcctcgtcctcttcctcacctacaCATTCAGCGTCACCAGGGACCTGACAATCGTCACCCTCACCCTCCTGGACTCCGGCCTTCGCACCCCCATGTACATCGTCCTGTGCAGcttctccttgctggagatcgcCTTCACATCCGCCTGCATTCCCAGTTTCCTGGTCACCATCGTCACCAGAGACAGaatcatttccttttccaactgcttcagTCAGCTGTTCTTCATCATCTTTCTGGGCGGgacggagttcttcctcctggccgccatgtcctacgaccgctacgtctcCATTTGCCGGCCGCTGCACTACAAGACCGCCATGAGCCGGGGT TTATCTGATCGCTTCCCACCGGTTGTGAAGATCGCCCAGCTAGACCTTTGCAACTCCAACATCCTTAACCACTTCATCTGCGATTCTTCCGCTATGATGAGGATCTCGTGCACAGACACACGCTACCTAGAGCTGATCGCTTTCCTTCTGGCCTTGGAGACGCTTCTGGTCACCCTGGCATTAATGACCGCGTGA